The sequence AGCGCTGGTAGAATGGAACATGCCTAAATTCAAGAGAGCATTAAAGATCCACCGAGTTTATACCCGTACCAGTCACAAGTCGTCGTTCTGAAGGGGGCTTGGGTGATTAAGCTAATGTGGGGTGAAgaacgagagaaaaaaagaggacggAAGCAGAAACATTGTTGGTTGGTGGTGTGTATGGAGTACGAGTGATGTCTGTGTAAAGCCCAATGAGGCAAAAGGCTTGATTTTTTCCGAAGGGTGTTTTCCTCATTAGTGTAATTATGGCGGATATCTATCGAGGGCCTGGGCGGATAAAGCggttgaagacgaagaaagtTGCCATTGCGGGGTGGGTATCCAAGTGTAGATGGGCCGCCCTTGAGCTTGAAGCCTGTGAGTTGCAAAAGCTCTGTGTTATAAAAGAGCAATGCTGTCCCATTGTCTGCGGCGTTATCACATACCTCAAACATCTGTGCAGACGGATAATCTTGCCATGATACCTGCAAACCTCTCGGTCCACACTCGTGGCGCTGTTTTACTCGCCGCCACCGCGGTGATTGGCGCGGGTCAGGATCGGTCCCCGTCTCTACGGCCCCGGACGGTCTGGCTGCGAGTGCGCTTAGGCATTTTCCGGGTCTAATATCACTCCGCCGGAATGGCCATGACAATACATTGGGCGTCTTTCTCCCCGGGCCACTTATTTTGTAAGGCTAGCATCTTAGAATTTAGCTGTCGGGGAGCTCGCCTCAAGCACGTTCTCATTCGGAAGTTGATGAACCCCACCTTAAGCTTGCGGCGCATGAGCGGGACGGAGGGGGgtaggaggaagaggagaggaggaggagctcgtCTGTGGCTAGGAGCGGACTGGAGTAATTTCTGGGTAGATAGATGGATGCCTTACCTTTTCATAGCCGACGCCGGTTTCTGGACCCTGAATAGTTAAAAAAGAGCgtgtataaatatataaactcgcTACTCCTTCGCTgatcctttcttcctcttgatcATAACTTTGCGTCTGTTTGCGAGCCGACATCCTCAGTCTAGCTTCTGTCGTCAAATTACCACACATACACTATGTCACCTTCTGCCGTTGATGACGCTCCCAAAGCCGGAGGGGCAGCCATCTCGCTGAAGCCTAACATTGGCGTTTTCACAAACCCCAAGCACGACCTCTGGATAAGCGAAGCTGAACCCAGCGTCGATGCTGTCAAATCTGGAGCTGATCTGAAGCCCGGCGAGGTTACCATCGCCGTCCGCAGCACCGGCATATGCGGGTATGTAATGCTACCATGCGAAATGTAGAGTAACTGATAATTAATCGAGTATGTTCGTCTAGATCTGACGTTCACTTCTGGCACGCTGGCTGCATTGGGCCTATGATTGTAGAGGATGATCACATCCTTGGCCACGAATCAGCTGGTGAAGTTATCGCCGTCCACCCCAGTGTCACAAGCCTCCAAGTTGGCGACCGCGTTGCTATTGAGCCCAATATCATCTGCAACGCCTGCGAGCCTTGCTTAACGGGTCGCTACAACGGCTGCGAAAAGGTCGAGTTCCTGTCTACGCCGCCGGTGCCGGGACTGCTCCGACGCTATGTCAACCACCCGGCCGTTTGGTGCCACAAGATTGGCAACATGTCTTATGAGAATGGTGCGCTACTGGAGCCTCTGAGTGTGGCCTTGGCTGGCATGCAGAGGGCCAAGATCCAACTTGGTGATCCCGTCCTGATCTGTGGAGCTGGCCCTATTGGACTGGTATCCATGCTTTGCTGCGCGGCCGCCGGTGCTTGCCCGCTCGTCATCACAGACATTTCTGAGAGCCGCTTGGCGTTTGCAAAGGAAGTCTGCCCTCGCGTGACGACGCACAAAATTGAGATAGGGAAGTCGGCCGAAGAGACTGCCAAGGGCATTGTCGAAGCCTTTGGCGGTATTGAGCCAGCCGTCACCATGGAATGCACCGGCGTCGAGAGTAGCATTGCGGCCGCCATCTATGCCAGCAAATTCGGAGGCAAAGTCTTCATCATTGGCGTCGGCAAGAATGAGATCAACATTCCCTTCATGCGGGCGAGTGTACGGGAAGTCGATATCCAGCTGCAGTATCGATACAGCAACACCTGGCCGCGAGCCATCCGCCTGATCGAGAGCGGCGTCCTTGATTTGTCCAAGTTTGTCACACATCGTTTCACATTGGAAGATGCCGTCAAGGCGTTTGAGACGTCGGCAAATCCCAAGAGCGGCGCCATCAAGGTTATGATCCAGAGCCTGGACTGAAAAATTGTGCGAGTtatgagatgaagaaaggaCTGTGGCGTAATGGATTGGCGCAACGATAAACAGCTGGAAGGATTTGCAAGAATTGAATATCATTGGCATATACGAAAGATTGGACCGGGGAACCAATTGACCTGCCTGTCAACTTACATTTTAGAGCTTCGTTTTCATTTCTATTGCTTTTCTCGTTTACCCTTCTTCCCTGGCCCATTTTTCTGTTGCTTTGAGAATATGAGATGCCATGTATGTAATGATAACCAGGCGAATCAGAAgccaaataaaaaaaaatgaaataaaaagaacatATTGGAAAAGAttgaaagaataaaaaagaagataaattCAACGAATCATCTCAAAGCCATGGTAGGTGAATTTCAACACATCAAGCGATGCACACCGCAGCACGCCTTCAAGCAGTACCTGCAAATGTGAGCGCCCAGAGTGCGCGCGACAAGTACTCTCCATATCTTGGGCGGATGGAaggcacagcagcaggcaaGCGCTCCCCTCCGAAAGTGCTTTCCCAAAACGGGCCAAGCCCCCACACATCACACCTTTCGGCTTTGCGACCTCACGAAATCTCccgagcttttttttttctccctcatACAGAAAatccaaaaacaaaaaaatccaaaaaaaTCCCCATCAATTGCCCGCCCGTCCGCGCCCGCGCAAAGGAGAGCGATTCTGCTGCGAAACGAGACGATCCGCGTCAACGACACCCGCCGGCTCCCCCCTGGactctcctccttttcccGTCCATCCGCACCAGAAACGACCGCCATAATGTCTTCGTCACTTGCTCGTCCCATGCTCCGCTCGCCGGCTCTGCGCCAGCTTGCTTTCCGCCGTAGCGAGAGCACCGCCGCCAACAAGGCCTCTGAGACCGCCAAGGACGCtgccgccaaggccaaggagtaCCAGGCAAAGGCTACGCAGGGCCTGTCGCGCGtcgccggcgctgctggacCTGCCATTGCCGGCGCTGCTCGTGGCCTCACCAGCGCACTCGGCAAGGTCGGTGGACGAACCGGCAAGCTGATCAACTTCGTTGAGAGTATGTTGTAGCTGCTTCTCCCCCATCAGGTTCCCATTGCATTGGTTGCTGACCCGTGAGCTTTAACTCTGCAGAGCAAACCCCTCAGGCCGTTTACTACGGCAAGGTCGCCCTTGAGACCGGCAAGATCGTCTTCCACGCCCAGAAGATGAGCCCTCCGTAAGCGACTCACCATTTTACATGCTGCCTCTTGCGAAGCTAACCTGTCCCGTAGTTCCGTTGCAACCTTCCAGTCCTTCTACCAGTCTCTGTGGAAGTCCGTCCAGAGcggcgccatcttcaagtCTCCTCAGAACCTCCTCCAACAGGTCCGTAGCCTGACGCCCAGCCAGCTCGTTGCCGGCGGTGTCATCTTCGCCGAGTGCCTTGGATTCTTCACCGTTGGTGAGATGATTGGCCGATTCAAGCTCATTGGCTACCGAGGAGAGACTGCCTCCCACCACTAAACATGCCTTGGGGCATATCTAGTTCCACGATTTTCAAACGAAGTCAAATATACAAAGCATTGGCAATCAGGCCTGGGCGTTTTCTCGGGCCAGGCTTAACTGATGCAGCATGAGAGTTGTCCGTggtaggaaaaaaaaaagcaggaaTGAGGCGAAGAGATGACTAGGAACCCCGCGTTCACATACACCCACACGCGCATCCACACACAAAAAAGCACGCATATCATATACAAAAAATACGAAAATCGGCATGTACGGATAGATAAAGAGGAACGAAATAGAGGCAAACGTGGTTGGTATCACAAATCCCAACTGGTGAAGCAAAGAGGATATCTGGTGCAACCAAACCGGTTGGTAAAAAGGGGGCTAGAGAAATGCGTGGTTGAGCAAGACGAAGCGAGGATCGGGAGGGGAATAGGGAAGGGTTTTGGCTTGGacattttgttttatttcggGGAACTCCTGTTTTCCCTTGTGTATTGGCTGTATCTGGCTGTGAGCACTTGGTTTTGACatttcccccctttccttTGTTATCACGTGTACATCAGAGGCCTGCTCGATGCTATATCAGCAGTAACAGCAGCTACTTTAATCCATGACAAATTCTTCGGATGCTCAAGCCCAGCCTCTCTCACAAGCTAAACCGGTGACTAACCTACCGTCGTCTTCATATGTGTCGGATAAGCGATAGGTACATACCGATTTTTTGGCCGCACCGAGGTAGTGAGCCAAGACTAACCGTCACACCTGACATGTAACATTCGTACAACGTCGTGGCTTAAAGGGCCAGAGCCGACTGgtcccatctcatctcgccTTACTTGTTGTCTTTGGACTCCGTTGAGAGAGGGTAGGACTACTGCTACTGTCTCTCGTCTTGAAGTACCGAGTGCAAAGTATCCATGGAGCCGAACGCCCTCCTTGCTAAAACCACCCTGTCAGTAAACGAGTTCCCCTTGCATATATGACTAGCAGATAGTAGTACAGCCTGTACGCCCGACatcgagagagagaaaaaaaaagacaactcTCAGGGGCAAAGTAGTTTCTACTCCATTAATCCAAAGCCTCCTAGTCACCGTAACATTTTCGAAGCATGGAGCCCTCCACTCCCAACATTTAATTTTCAACATCTTACCCCACTCCTAtccgaagaaagaaaaatactacttCATCGCATACAACAGTCGGGGTTCTGCCAATGGAGCATTACAGAATAGTCAAGACACACAAGGCTGCAAATACGGAGAGCTTCTTTCATTCCCCCCTCTTATCAAAGCTCCAGTTATgccaagcttttttttttttttttttttttttttttttatttctcctcctcccggTCTACTTACACACCCTGGGCTGGGCGGATCTAACCAGGTTACATGGCGTGCGTATCGGACCCCCATTTCTCGCTTTTCTCCCAACTTATGTTACTCGTCACATAAGAATAGGTATACAGACCAGGATACTGCTGTCACtacttagtagtagtaccacTACTGACCAACGTCACAAGATAGCCGCAAAATACTATACTGAGACATGGAGGAGTTGGATGGGCTGTAATCAGTCAATCAAGCATGCTAGTTATACTGGGCTGCTTTTTTGGTAGCATAGCTATGATAGGCGTCATTGAATCACCCATAGCCCTATAATCCATACACGCTTGCGTTAAAAGTTTCTTCACCGTACAAGAAAGAGCAAGGAAAGCATATTGTAAGGAGGAAGAATGATTCTTTCCCAATTCTAAATTGTTACTTCCAAACGCTAACTTGTACACATTACCATACTATAAACATGAACCATGCTCTCGGAGCCGTGATATCCGGCAAATAAACTCATATACTGGCACCGGAAGGCGAAGCCGTCATGGGATCTAGCCCTTGGATCTTCCTTGCTTCATGTAAATCCGTTTATAATGTCGGTCATTAGCCATACTCAGGCATCAGCCCAGCCAAATAGGTGGTTATCACGTCGCAGTCGCCTTAGGAGGCTGTTATTGATGCCGAGCGCCATTAAGATGATCCCTGAGGAATCGTATTTTTGCTTTAGCCTCATATGATCAGTGATCTTGGTCAATATCACAGCCAGCTTCCTATAAATTATGAATGCAAATGCCTGAAAGCCATGAATAGTGGCCAAGATACTGAACACTCAGGCGCCTTACTGGGGCGGGCTGGCGGGTTTCTTGGCCGTCCAGGTGTGTCTGTATGCAGGTTAATACCGaccaaagaaaagatttCAAAGTCATGCTGGTTGGGTCTTACAGAGTAAAGTAGGCGTGGTAGCGCAGAACGCAAGTTTCGGCTTTAACCCGTTTACAGAGGTCTACAAcatcctctttcttcatATGCAGCATGTCAATCATGGGCATCAAGCTCATAGCCTCGAGGCCTAGGCCCAAGGCCAGATTGAACCACCGAGCAGCCTCTCGCTGGTGGCGATCGGTAGACCACGGATTCACATAGCACCGGACCGTAGTTTCTTTAAAATCAGTGAAGCCAGCTGCTTCTACCATGCGCTTGGTATCTTCGGACGATACTTTGACACTGCGGCGGTATCGATGCATAGCGCGGTGAAATTGCTGAGACCACTCACGAATAGCTGAGTGTGTGGGACGGTCGTCGCCATCCCATTGCGGTGTCCAGTCTATCTCCAAATGCTCAACGTAGCCTCCAGGGGCCAAGTGCCTAAACACGTTAGATGAGAAGGAGCCTGTAGAGTATATATCATATACGCACTCGAAAATTTTGCGGTAAGTATCGGCCCACAGATCGTCTTTGATACTTCCATAGAGCAGCCGAAGATGGATCAAGTCGCAGTCGCGGAGGAGTGGTTCCCATGAAGGCTCCTCAATATCAAATTGCTTTGTAGTTACACCTGGAGGGATGCTGTGGTGGCGCATTAGATAAGTCAACACAACTCAAGTCTCTGGTTATCTACTTACAGGGCTGGCTGAATCTGGTTGAGATCAACAGCCATGATTTGGGCATTCGGAATGTAACTGGCTTTTATTAGCGCAACGAAACGCAACGAGATTGGACTAGACGACATTGATAAATCTTACCCTTCCACAAGATGGAATGCCCAAATACCTGTGCCCGTTCCGAGATCCATGATTTTCGGTCGTCCTTCTTTATCTAAAGGAACGGAAGTAACGCGATCTTCTGTTTCTACGATAAAGTACTTGTGGAGAATATCCAGCCTACTGAGCTCCTCCTGAGCAATGATGTCAAAATAGATGTCGCATATACTGTGGCAAAGCGGAGACAAACCTTATCAATTGGAAAATTGtactttcctttcttccagTTACCATAAAACCGTCCGTACTCCCAATATCCGTCCTGGAGAAGTCGCTCCTCTGGTTCACTGCCTGGTTCGTTGGCCGACTCGCTGACCGGTTGCCCAACAGTTAGTCGCAGATTCGTGGGCGAAGGCGgagcagcagtggctggGGAGGGTGCAACGCACCCGCTTGGAGCGTTTCG comes from Trichoderma asperellum chromosome 3, complete sequence and encodes:
- the LAD1 gene encoding L-arabinitol 4-dehydrogenase, which translates into the protein MSPSAVDDAPKAGGAAISLKPNIGVFTNPKHDLWISEAEPSVDAVKSGADLKPGEVTIAVRSTGICGSDVHFWHAGCIGPMIVEDDHILGHESAGEVIAVHPSVTSLQVGDRVAIEPNIICNACEPCLTGRYNGCEKVEFLSTPPVPGLLRRYVNHPAVWCHKIGNMSYENGALLEPLSVALAGMQRAKIQLGDPVLICGAGPIGLVSMLCCAAAGACPLVITDISESRLAFAKEVCPRVTTHKIEIGKSAEETAKGIVEAFGGIEPAVTMECTGVESSIAAAIYASKFGGKVFIIGVGKNEINIPFMRASVREVDIQLQYRYSNTWPRAIRLIESGVLDLSKFVTHRFTLEDAVKAFETSANPKSGAIKVMIQSLD
- a CDS encoding uncharacterized protein (BUSCO:EOG092D4HT4), yielding MSSSLARPMLRSPALRQLAFRRSESTAANKASETAKDAAAKAKEYQAKATQGLSRVAGAAGPAIAGAARGLTSALGKVGGRTGKLINFVEKQTPQAVYYGKVALETGKIVFHAQKMSPPSVATFQSFYQSLWKSVQSGAIFKSPQNLLQQVRSLTPSQLVAGGVIFAECLGFFTVGEMIGRFKLIGYRGETASHH
- the LAE1 gene encoding Secondary metabolism regulator lae1 (EggNog:ENOG41~TransMembrane:1 (o286-304i)), which gives rise to MSSRNAPSGCVAPSPATAAPPSPTNLRLTVGQPVSESANEPGSEPEERLLQDGYWEYGRFYGNWKKGKYNFPIDKEELSRLDILHKYFIVETEDRVTSVPLDKEGRPKIMDLGTGTGIWAFHLVEGYIPNAQIMAVDLNQIQPALIPPGVTTKQFDIEEPSWEPLLRDCDLIHLRLLYGSIKDDLWADTYRKIFEHLAPGGYVEHLEIDWTPQWDGDDRPTHSAIREWSQQFHRAMHRYRRSVKVSSEDTKRMVEAAGFTDFKETTVRCYVNPWSTDRHQREAARWFNLALGLGLEAMSLMPMIDMLHMKKEDVVDLCKRVKAETCVLRYHAYFTLHTWTAKKPASPPQ